In the Paenibacillus sp. FSL R7-0337 genome, TATCACCGTCCGGGTAGCCGAGCATCCGCCTATTGATGACCTGCCGTGGTATAAGCGGGCGCTTAAGAGTCCGTATAACCGTTCCTATCAGTCGTTCGTGGAGGAGCAGCCGGCCAGCGTGAACAGCGCCGATTACCCCGTTAACCGGGCCAAGGTGTTCATGGGCTACCACCGGCTGATCCGCTCCATCGTGTCACGCGAGCCGCAGGCGGTATTATCGCTATATTTGAACTCCTCCGTAACCGATGAGATTATGCGGGATATCCCGTTCAGCACCGGAGAGCATCTGATGTATATCAGCCCGGACGGGGAGCCCTTCAAGGTGGACGATAAGGAATTCTACCGGGAGAGCAAGGAGGCGGGGCTGGCGAAGCTGCTGACAGCGGAGCAGAAGGGGCGCGTAACCTGGTCCGGCAAGGACCAGAAATACCTCGTAATCTATGACATCAGTCAAAAGGAAGGCTGGAAGCTCGTCAAGCCGATTCCCTACACCCAAATCTATGAGGCGGCGACAACGACGCGTACGTTAAGTGTAGCGATTGGCCTGTTGTTCCTGATCGTCTCTGTGGTGCTGGTCAGCTTCACCTCGAACCGGATTACCCACCCGCTGAAGAATCTGTCGCTCCAGATGCAGCGGTTCAGCACCGGGAGCTTCGATGCGCAGGCTGCGGTTGCAGGCAAGGATGAGATCGCCTACCTGTCGCGCCATTTCAACAAGATGGTCGAGAGGACGAATGAGCTGATTAATGAACGCTATAAAATGAAAATCGTTGAAAAGAACGCCGTCCTAAAAGCGCTGGAGGCCGAGATTAATCCCCATTTCCTGTACAATGCGCTCCAGGCGATTTCAACCAAGGCCCTCAAGAACAACAACGATGACATTGTCGAGATGGTGGACAACCTGGCCCTGACCCTGCGATACTGCATTAGCGGCAAGGATGTGGTGCAGGCAAGGGAGGAGCTGGGGCATATCGAACGTTATCTGGCGCTGCAAAAGGCGCGGTTCGGGAACCGGATGCAGGTGGTGTACGCCTGGGATGAGAGCCTGATGGAGCTGAGAATCCCCAAGCTGTCGCTCCAGACCCTGGTGGAGAACTGCATCAAGCATGCGCTGGAAAAGGTATCGAGTACGGTTACCCTCACCATTGAGGCTCATATCACCGGCACACACAGCGTGATCTCCGTGCTGGACGATGGTCCGGGCATCAGCGGAGAACGGCTGGAGCAGGTGCTGAATTCACTTCAGATGCAGTGGGAGGACCGCGCAGCGGACACGGACGAAGAGGACGGCATGGAAAGTATCGGGCTGAAGAATCTGAATACCCGGCTGAAGCTTTTGTATGGAGAAGAGTCGGGTCTGGTCATTCATAGCACGGAGCAAGGAACACGAATGGATATGCGGCTGCCGCGGGGAGGAGTGGGACAACATGTATAGAGTGCTGATTATTGATGATGAGGAGCCGCTGCGCGAAGCGATCCATATCCTGGGGGATTGGGAAGGCCTTGGTGTCAGTGAGGTGCGGGAGGCGACAGACGGGAAAGCGGGACTCGAGCTGCTGCGCCGCGAACGGTTCGATCTGGTGCTGGTTGATATGAAAATGCCGGAGCTGAGCGGAGCCGAGCTGCTGCAGATAGCCGAGCAGGAATTCCCTGACCTGCTGCTGATTGTGATCAGCGGCTATAATGATTTCGAGTATACACGCCAAGCCATCCGCTCGAAGGTGGTGGATTACCTGCTGAAGCCGGTGAACCGCACAGATCTTAACCATGCGCTGCGCAAGGCAGTGGGGGTGCTGGAGGCCAAGCGGAAGCGGGAGAGCGAGTTCATCAACCGCAATATTACACTCAATATGTCGCTGCCGAAGCTGAAGGAGAAGATGTACCTGTCCATCATTGACCGGAGCTTCAAGACCCAGTCCAATGAGGCCTTTCTCCCGCTGATCGGGGCGGATGGGGCGGCCAGCCACTTCGCTGTCGGCCTGCTGCGGATGCTTAATCTGGAGCAGGTACGTAAGGAAAGATTCCATGGAGACCGGGATCTGCTGCATTTTGCCGTAACGAATGTGATGAACGAGAACACGGACGGGCAGTTCGAGTCGTTCAGCTTCGCCAGCCCTAAGGGGGAGCGCGAATTCATTGCCATCTTCACCATGAAGGGCGGTTATGAAGCAGATGCGGCCTTCCTGTCGCTGCACCATATGAAGAAAGCAGCTTCTACCTTGAAGGAGCTGTTCGGAATCATCTGTGCAGGCGGAATCGGGGAGCCTTGCAGTGATTCGCTCAGCATTGCCGCCTCCTATGAGCAGGCCAAAGCCTCACTAGATACGATTGACCTGCTCAGTCTAAAGGGCAGCCTGATCGCACAGGGCAGAGCAGTGAATCCGGTATCACGGGATAATCCCTCCCTGACCGGGCGGATGCCGCAGATCCGCAGCGCGCTGGAGGGCGGGAATGTGAACCATGCCCGCAGCATCCTCAGCGAATTCATCCGTAAATGCCAGGAGACGGAAGGCTTCACGCTCGGGGAGGCGGACAGGACGCTACATGGTTTTCTTTTGCTGCTGGGCGAGATTGCTGCAGAGTTGGATGCTATGCCGCCGCAGACCCGCAGCGGAAAGGACGGCAGTCTGGCTTCCCTGGGCGTCCTTAGCGACTTCGCCTCCTTCGGGCAGTTTGCGGGCGTGCTTAACGATATCTTTGACCGTTATGCGGGCGAGATCAGCCGGACGGTGGCCGGAGACCGCAGCAGCGTGCTGGAGAATATTAAGGCGTATATTGATAACCATTATTTCGGGGATATTAAGATATCAATGTTCACGGAACAATATTTCCTGAGCAGAGAGTATCTGATGAAGCTGTTCAAGGGACAATACGGCTACGGCATTCATGAGTATGTGCAAAAGGTAAGGATGGACAAAGCCAAAGCACTGCTGACCGACCCTGCCCTCAAAATTCAGGATATCTCTGAAATGCTGGGGTATAAGGACAAGAACTATTTCAGCAAGGCGTTCCGCAATTACTATGATTGCTCCCCTTCTGAATTCCGGCTACAGCTGCCAGGGGTAGAAAAGTGAAACGGTTACATGGACACTTTTTTACCCTCAGAAGTTCACTTATGTACATTCTTATCCTTTTTCTTTTTATTTAGAATGATGAGCAAGACCACAAGATGCATAAGGAAAAAGGGGGCAACATCATGTTAAAACGATTCATGGCATTATCTGCGAGTCTGCTGCTGGTGGGCGGACTGCTGGCCGGCTGCGGCGGAAATAGCAACAATAATACCGCTAACAACACGGGTGGAACAGCTGGAGCAGGCAATACACCAACGGATTCCGCCAAGCCCGTCACCATTAATATGTTCACCGCCTCTCCCGAATACACAGATGCCTTCAATGCTTATATTGCCGAATACAAGAAGGTGAAGCCGAACGTTACGATCAATCTGGAAATCATGCAGGCAGACTACAATACGGTGCTGAAATCCAAGATTGCCGCCGGCAGCACACCGGATGTGTTCCAGACCACGGCAGGCGGGGATATCGATACTTTTGCCGAATACAGCGCTGACTTGACCAATGAGCCGCTGGCCGCCGCGATGACGGATGCCGTCCGCTCCAACATGAGCTCTACCGATGGCAAAGTGCTCGGACTGCCGGTGAAGGGCAACCTGTTCGTCCTGATGTACAACAAGAAGCTGCTGGCGGATGCCGGCATCACTGAAGTGCCTAAGACAACTGCTGAAATGGATGATGCGATCACCAAGCTTGAAGCCAAGGGCATCACCCCCTTCGCCAACGCCTACAAAGAGTGGTGGGTATGGAAGCATATCTTCCAGCACTTCGTAGACGCCGCAGCGACCGATGCCGGAACCGATGCCAAGACGCTCGTAGCGGACTTCATTGCCGGGAAGACGACCTTCAAAGATCATCCGGTGCTGAACGACAACTTCTTCAGCTTCATTGATACAACCGTTAAGCACGGAACAGACAAGCCGCTTGAACGCGACAGCAACGCTGAGGTCAGTGATTTCGCCCTGGGCAAAACAGCATTCATGACCGGTAAAGGCGCGTGGGATGAAGAAGCGATTAAGAAAATTACCCCTGACTTTGACCTCGGCATCGCCGGGTACCCTGTCAGTGACAAACCGGAGCAGTCCCAGATTATCACCGGTGCCGACCAGGCACTGCGGATCAATAAAGATTCTGCGGTAGCAGCGGAAACGATTGAGTTCTTCAACTGGCTGTATACTTCCGATTACGGGAAGAGCTGGTTCTCTAATGTAGCCAAGGTCATTCCTCCGATCAAGGACGCTCCGATGCCTGACCTGCAAATGCCTAAGGAAATGGAAGAAATCCTGAAGACGGAGAAATCCGGCGACCTGTCGGTGAACTACTCCCTGGATACGTTCCACCAGAAATTCGGTGAGCTGATGCAGGCTTATATCGGCGGCAGCAAGACGAAGGATCAGGCGATTGATGAAATTCAGAAGGCTTGGATTCAATTCGGGTCTGCGGAATAAAAATAAGGTTTAATGATGGCCTCTGAGGATTGCTGAGAGGCCATCTTTCTATGTAACACAGATTATTCGGCGGGGGAGGGGGTGTAAGTGGCTGGACGTAACTGCGGTGAATGTTTGGGCCTCCGGCCGCTGTTGTCTCCAGATTTCTTGATTTTACCGCTGATAGCGGTTGAAATCCGGAGACAAAGGCGGACGCTATCGCTCCTTCAACCCAAACTTCACCTCCGTTACTTCGCCACTTACACGAGCACCGCAGGAAATCAGGAGTTACGAATACAAGAGATGGCCTCCTAATCAGGGGAGGTAGAAAAACAGGAAACCAAGTAACCAAGTAACCAAGTAACCAAGAGACCAAGAACAACATCATTTGTAAGGAGGCCAAATCAGACATGGACAGCAGGCTTATAGACATAGCCGAGAACGGGCTTTATCTTACGATTGAAATTTCGGGGGAGCTGGATGTGCGGCTGCTGCATTTTGGCGCAGCGCCGCTGGAAGCAGGGAGCATAGAAGACAAGCATAAGGCAAGCTTCCGGCTGCTGGAGCTGCAGCTGTCGGGGGAAGACCGGGCGGAATATCACGGGCGGACGCACCGCGCGTCTTATCCGGGATTACGGATGGTGTATGTCGGGCATAAGGACACGATGAATCCGCTGGGACGGAAGCTGGAGCTTACGCTGGCTGACCCGCTGACGGGTGTGAAGGCAGTACAGCATTATCAGTTCTATACTGGCGTGCAGATTGTTCGCTCCTGGACAGTGGTACGGAATGAAGGCGATGCGGAAGCGGGTGTGGAGTATCTGTCTTCGTTCGCGCTTACAGGAGTGGACAAGGAGGGCGACGGAGACCGTAACGACAAGATTGAAGTGAGTATTGCTCACAGCGGGTGGCAGAGTGAGCTGCAGTGGAAAAGCTACAGTCTGCCAGAGCTGGGCATGTCCCATCTCGCTGACCGTGGATCGAAGCGGATTTCGGCCAGCAATACCGGGTCTTGGTCAGCGGCTGAGCTGCTGCCAATGGCCGTGCTGAGCAACCAGGAGAGCGGGAGCAGCCTGTTCTGGCAGATTGAACATAACGGCTCCTGGCACTGGGAGCTGACGGATCAGGCAGATCAGCTTACACTGCTGGTCAGCGGGCCTACGGAGCATGACAACCACTGGTGGCTGAAGCTCGCCCCTGGCGAAGCGTTCACCTCTGTGCCGGTGGCCGCAGGTGTAGTAGAGGGCGGGTTCGGAGAGGCGGCTGAGCAGCTAACTGCATACCGGCGGCTGATCCGCAGACCGAATGAGGATAATGAGCGGTTGCGGGTGATTTTCAACGATTACATGAATTGCCTGTGGGGAAGCCCGACCACGGAGAAGCTGCTGCCGCTGATTGCTGCTGCTGCCGAAGTCGGCTGTGAATACTTCTGCATCGATGCAGGCTGGTATGCTCCAGGTGAATGGTGGGACGGGGTCGGGGAGTGGGAGCCTTCGGCTGAGCGCTTCCCGGAAGGCATCAAATACGTGCTGGATGTGATCCGCAGCAAGGGGATGATTCCGGGCCTGTGGCTGGAGCTGGAGGTGATGGGAATCAACAGTCCGAAGCTTGCGGAGACTGACGACAGCTGGTTCTTCATGCGCCATGGCAAGCGGGTCAAGGACCGCAGCCGCTATCAGCTCGATTACCGTAATCCGGCGGTCATCAAGCATGCCGACAGCGTGATTGCCCGGCTGGTCGGGGAATACGGCGTCGGGTATATCAAGATGGACTATAACATCAATGCAGGCATTGGTACGGAGACGGAGGCAGACAGCTTCGGGGACGGCCTTTTGCAGCATAACCGCGCTTATTTGGCTTGGCTCGACAGCATCTTTGCCCGTTATCCGCAGCTGGTGATCGAGAACTGCTCCAGCGGCGGGATGCGGATGGATTACGCCATGCTCAGCCGTCACAGCATCCAGTCCACCAGTGATCAGGAGGATTACGTGAAGTATGCTGCCATTGCCGCAGGCTCTCCGGCTGCACTGACTCCCGAACAATCCGCGGTCTGGTCATATCCGCTGCGCGAAGGCGACGATGAAGAGGTTATTTTCAATATGGTTAACTCGCTGCTGCTTCGCGTCCACCAGAGCGGCCATCTGGCTGAGCTAACGCCAAGACGCCGGGCGCTGGTGAAGGAGGCGCTGGATTATTACAAGTCTATCCGCGCCCACATTCCGCAAGCCTTCGCCTTCTGGCCGCTCGGTCTGCCCGACAGTGGAGGGGAATGGGTCAGCTTCGGCCTGCGTCATAGAGACATCCGCTATATCGCTGTATGGCGAATTGCGGGAGAAGCGGCTGCGGTCACGCTGCCTGTTCCTGAGCTGAGGGGACGCGATGCGGAGGCCCGGTGTACGTATCCTGAGACACACGGGTCGCAGTGGAGCTGGAACGCGGAGGAAGGCAGCTTGACCGTTACGCTGCCCGCTGGCAAGACTGCGAGGCTCTTCGAGCTTCGTTCGTAGGGCCAGCTTCGCACACCAAGAAGAGGCTGAACAGCTGGTATGGAGTGTTCTGTATACAAAAAGGGGTATTTCTGCGCCGGAGGATGGCTGCTGAAATACCCCTTTTGCTACCTGATGAAGCTTAGGCTTTTCCGCAACAAACGGCGGGTGTAATAAAAGGACAAGAGAAGGAGGGACGCGAGAACTAAGCTGAAGGGCAAGCTCAGAAAGACCGGGACTGAATAGGACG is a window encoding:
- a CDS encoding extracellular solute-binding protein, which codes for MLKRFMALSASLLLVGGLLAGCGGNSNNNTANNTGGTAGAGNTPTDSAKPVTINMFTASPEYTDAFNAYIAEYKKVKPNVTINLEIMQADYNTVLKSKIAAGSTPDVFQTTAGGDIDTFAEYSADLTNEPLAAAMTDAVRSNMSSTDGKVLGLPVKGNLFVLMYNKKLLADAGITEVPKTTAEMDDAITKLEAKGITPFANAYKEWWVWKHIFQHFVDAAATDAGTDAKTLVADFIAGKTTFKDHPVLNDNFFSFIDTTVKHGTDKPLERDSNAEVSDFALGKTAFMTGKGAWDEEAIKKITPDFDLGIAGYPVSDKPEQSQIITGADQALRINKDSAVAAETIEFFNWLYTSDYGKSWFSNVAKVIPPIKDAPMPDLQMPKEMEEILKTEKSGDLSVNYSLDTFHQKFGELMQAYIGGSKTKDQAIDEIQKAWIQFGSAE
- a CDS encoding histidine kinase; the protein is MRKVWFKLIEPLLARVSRRLANKLILLFTIIIILVVSSLTYISYSMLQRESVDNSIASTGNNLLLVGRNLESYLSGIEQLSLPQISYDEFNYALLHESEDYSSRMYVEDYLRNLYFSRNDLEAVYLYVIKEQKYYYVTKENYNITVRVAEHPPIDDLPWYKRALKSPYNRSYQSFVEEQPASVNSADYPVNRAKVFMGYHRLIRSIVSREPQAVLSLYLNSSVTDEIMRDIPFSTGEHLMYISPDGEPFKVDDKEFYRESKEAGLAKLLTAEQKGRVTWSGKDQKYLVIYDISQKEGWKLVKPIPYTQIYEAATTTRTLSVAIGLLFLIVSVVLVSFTSNRITHPLKNLSLQMQRFSTGSFDAQAAVAGKDEIAYLSRHFNKMVERTNELINERYKMKIVEKNAVLKALEAEINPHFLYNALQAISTKALKNNNDDIVEMVDNLALTLRYCISGKDVVQAREELGHIERYLALQKARFGNRMQVVYAWDESLMELRIPKLSLQTLVENCIKHALEKVSSTVTLTIEAHITGTHSVISVLDDGPGISGERLEQVLNSLQMQWEDRAADTDEEDGMESIGLKNLNTRLKLLYGEESGLVIHSTEQGTRMDMRLPRGGVGQHV
- a CDS encoding response regulator is translated as MYRVLIIDDEEPLREAIHILGDWEGLGVSEVREATDGKAGLELLRRERFDLVLVDMKMPELSGAELLQIAEQEFPDLLLIVISGYNDFEYTRQAIRSKVVDYLLKPVNRTDLNHALRKAVGVLEAKRKRESEFINRNITLNMSLPKLKEKMYLSIIDRSFKTQSNEAFLPLIGADGAASHFAVGLLRMLNLEQVRKERFHGDRDLLHFAVTNVMNENTDGQFESFSFASPKGEREFIAIFTMKGGYEADAAFLSLHHMKKAASTLKELFGIICAGGIGEPCSDSLSIAASYEQAKASLDTIDLLSLKGSLIAQGRAVNPVSRDNPSLTGRMPQIRSALEGGNVNHARSILSEFIRKCQETEGFTLGEADRTLHGFLLLLGEIAAELDAMPPQTRSGKDGSLASLGVLSDFASFGQFAGVLNDIFDRYAGEISRTVAGDRSSVLENIKAYIDNHYFGDIKISMFTEQYFLSREYLMKLFKGQYGYGIHEYVQKVRMDKAKALLTDPALKIQDISEMLGYKDKNYFSKAFRNYYDCSPSEFRLQLPGVEK
- a CDS encoding alpha-galactosidase, which produces MDSRLIDIAENGLYLTIEISGELDVRLLHFGAAPLEAGSIEDKHKASFRLLELQLSGEDRAEYHGRTHRASYPGLRMVYVGHKDTMNPLGRKLELTLADPLTGVKAVQHYQFYTGVQIVRSWTVVRNEGDAEAGVEYLSSFALTGVDKEGDGDRNDKIEVSIAHSGWQSELQWKSYSLPELGMSHLADRGSKRISASNTGSWSAAELLPMAVLSNQESGSSLFWQIEHNGSWHWELTDQADQLTLLVSGPTEHDNHWWLKLAPGEAFTSVPVAAGVVEGGFGEAAEQLTAYRRLIRRPNEDNERLRVIFNDYMNCLWGSPTTEKLLPLIAAAAEVGCEYFCIDAGWYAPGEWWDGVGEWEPSAERFPEGIKYVLDVIRSKGMIPGLWLELEVMGINSPKLAETDDSWFFMRHGKRVKDRSRYQLDYRNPAVIKHADSVIARLVGEYGVGYIKMDYNINAGIGTETEADSFGDGLLQHNRAYLAWLDSIFARYPQLVIENCSSGGMRMDYAMLSRHSIQSTSDQEDYVKYAAIAAGSPAALTPEQSAVWSYPLREGDDEEVIFNMVNSLLLRVHQSGHLAELTPRRRALVKEALDYYKSIRAHIPQAFAFWPLGLPDSGGEWVSFGLRHRDIRYIAVWRIAGEAAAVTLPVPELRGRDAEARCTYPETHGSQWSWNAEEGSLTVTLPAGKTARLFELRS